In Schizosaccharomyces osmophilus chromosome 2, complete sequence, the following proteins share a genomic window:
- the alg6 gene encoding glucosyltransferase Alg6 codes for MSSKFENGIPVQQFVSRFQSYSSKFLFFPCLLMSLVFMQWLISIGSYSGQHSPPMYGDFEAQRHWMELTLHSPVSKWYYEDLEWWGLDYPPLTAYVSLLFGLIGHYFFDPKWFAHISSRGFESLDLKLYMRATVILSHLLILVPPLIFYSKWWSRRVPDFVERNALLVMVLFQPALLLIDHGHFQYNCVMLGLVMYSIANLLKNQYVAATFLFCLSISFKQMALYFAPSIFAYLLGVCFKPHFQFSRLLGLGITVVTTFGLVFFPWIYIDYKVEIPQVVHRMFPFARGLFEDKVANFWCAVNTLFKVKEYFTMQQLQSLSLLFTLISILPSCSVLFLYPRKRLLTLGFANAAWGFFLFSFQVHEKSVLIPLLLTSVILCHGHSTTKSWIALANNVGMFSLWPLLKKDNLGLQYFIVLFMWNWIGHMFVFSKNIIFRYLQMSFYLAMIILFALDIFVTPPSRYPDLWIVLNVSLSFAGFVVIYLWTLSRLLYISSKLSTDLRMKKHA; via the exons ATGAGTTcgaaatttgaaaatgggATTCCTGTACAGCAGTTCGTTTCTCGCTTTCAGTCGTATTCGTCaaagttccttttctttccttgtcTGTTAATGtctcttgttttcatgCAATGGCTAATCTCAATTGGTTCTTATTCCGGTCAACACTCTCCTCCTATGTATGGAGATTTTGAAGCCCAACGACATTGGATGGAGTTGACTCTGCATTCTCCTGTTTCAAAATGGTACTATGAAGATCTGGAATGGTGGGGATTGGATTACCCTCCTTTGACTGCATATGTCTCTTTATTATTCGGGTTAATTGGTCACTACTTCTTTGATCCTAAGTGGTTTGCTCATATTTCTTCCAGAGGGTTCGAGAGTCTTGATTTGAAGCTGTATATGAGAGCTACCGTTATCCTTTCTCATCTTCTTATATTGGTACCACCCTTGATATTTTATTCCAAGTGGTGGTCCAGACGTGTTCCTGACTTTGTCGAACGTAATGCCTTGCTAGTAATGGTTCTTTTCCAACCAGCTTTACTACTTATCGACCACGGTCATTTCCAGTATAATTGTGTCATGCTTGGTTTAGTCATGTACTCAATCGcaaatcttttaaaaaaccaatatGTTGCTGCTACGTTTTTGTTCTGTTtatctatttcttttaaacaAATGGCTTTATACTTTGCACCTTCCATCTTTGCTTATTTACTCGGTGTTTGTTTCAAGCCCCATTTTCAGTTCTCCAGATTGCTTGGCTTGGGAATCACTGTCGTAACTACTTTCGGTTTAGTCTTCTTCCCTTGGATCTATATTGACTACAAAGTAGAAATACCTCAGGTTGTCCACCGTATGTTTCCTTTTGCGAGGGGATTGTTTGAAGACAAAGTTGCCAATTTCTGGTGTGCTGTCAATACATTGTTTAAAGTAAAGGAGTATTTTACTATGCAACAACTACAATCCCTATCTTTGTTGTTTACTTTAATCTCAATCCTTCCGTCTTGTAGcgttcttttcttgtatcCGCGAAAAAGATTGTTAACCCTTGGTTTTGCAAACGCTGCCTGGggtttcttcttgttttctttccaagtTCACGAAAAGTCTGTGTTAATTCCCCTGCTGTTAACTTCTGTTATACTTTGTCATGGTCATTCAACTACAAAATCTTGGATAGCTTTAGCAAATAACGTCGGCATGTTCAG cTTGTGGcctcttttgaaaaaagataacCTCGGATTGCaatattttattgttttatttatgtgGAATTGGATTGGTCATATGTTCGTCTTCtccaaaaatattatttttcgTTATTTACAAATG TCATTTTACTTGGCGATGATTATATTATTCGCTCTCGATATATTTGTAACACCTCCTTCTCGGTATCCGGATCTATGGATAGTATTGAATGTTAGTCTCTCTTTTGCTGGATTTGTAGTTATATATTTATGGACGCTGTCTAGACTACTTTACATTTCTAGCAAATTATCAACAGATTTACGAATGAAAAAGCATGCGTAG
- the trr1 gene encoding thioredoxin reductase Trr1, whose product MRLYNSQLPLSANTFSPSTGLYRRLRLDKILGVSNTLHYSSRLSVSNSGNLYIAAKFSHLSFRKQISYSRKNKFFDQTPYASTGGTFSNRFQLISPPTFSQLQSRWISTSLFNSITMSHSKVAIIGSGPAGHTAAIYLARGELSPVMYEGMLANGIAAGGQLTTTTDVENFPGFPDGVNGTELTEKFRAQSERFGTTIVSETVSKLDLSSRPFKFWLEGAEEGAPLTADSVILATGASARRLHIPGEEKYWQAGISACAVCDGAVPIYRNKPLAVVGGGDSAAEEAQFLTKYGSKVYVLVRREKLRASPIMAKRLLNNPKVEVLWNTVTEEAQGDGKLLNNLRVKNTITGDSSDLKVSGLFYAIGHIPATDLVKGQVELDAEGYLQTINGTPHTSIPGFFAAGDVQDKVYRQAITSAGSGCQAALLAMHYIEELEDQNTN is encoded by the exons ATGCGCTTATATAACTCCCAACTCCCTTTGTCAGCAAACACATTCTCGCCTAGTACTGGACTTTATCGACGACTTCGTCTTGATAAAATTCTAGGCGTCTCGAACACCCTTCATTATTCATCAAGACTAAGTGTTTCAAATTCTGGAAACTTATATATTGCCGCCAAGTTCTCGCATCTTTCATTCAGAAAACAAATCTCATACTCGAGAAAGAACAAGTTTTTTGATCAAACACCATACGCTTCCACTGGTGgtactttttcaaacaGATTCCAACTCATCTCACCACCAACATTTTCTCAACTACAAAGTCGCTGGATTTCTACTTCTCTATTTAATTCTATAACTA TGTCTCATTCAAAAGTTGCTATTATTGGATCTGGTCCTGCTGGCCATACTGCTGCTATCTACCTGGCCCGTGGTGAATTAAGCCCTGTCATGTACGAGGGTATGCTTGCCAACGGTATCGCCGCCGGTGGTCAATTAACCACCACAACCGATGTCGAAAACTTTCCCGGATTCCCTGACGGTGTTAACGGCACTGAATTGACTGAGAAGTTTCGTGCCCAATCCGAACGTTTCGGTACTACTATTGTCAGTGAAACTGTTTCCAAATTGGATCTTTCTTCTCGTCCCTTCAAGTTTTGGCTAGAAGGCGCGGAAGAAGGTGCTCCCCTTACCGCCGATAGTGTCATTTTGGCTACTGGTGCTTCCGCCCGTCGTCTTCACATCCCTGGTGAAGAGAAGTATTGGCAAGCCGGTATCTCTGCTTGCGCTGTCTGCGACGGTGCCGTCCCCATCTACCGTAACAAGCCTCTTGCTGTCGTTGGTGGTGGTGACTCTGCCGCTGAAGAAGCCCAATTTTTGACCAAGTACGGCAGCAAGGTCTACGTTTTGGTCCGTCGTGAGAAGCTCCGTGCTTCTCCTATCATGGCTAAGCGTTTGCTCAATAATCCCAAGGTTGAGGTTCTCTGGAACACCGTTACCGAGGAAGCTCAAGGTGATGGCAAACTCTTAAATAACCTTCGTGTAAAGAACACCATTACCGGTGATTCGTCTGACCTCAAGGTCAGCGGTCTTTTCTATGCCATCGGCCACATTCCCGCTACCGATCTTGTTAAGGGACAAGTCGAATTGGATGCTGAAGGCTACCTTCAGACCATTAACGGTACACCTCACACCTCCATCCCAGGATTCTTTGCCGCTGGTGATGTTCAAGACAAGGTTTATCGCCAAGCCATCACTTCTGCCGGAAGCGGTTGCCAAGCTGCCCTCCTAGCTATGCACtatattgaagaattggaagaTCAAAACACCAACTAA
- the rga1 gene encoding RhoGAP for Rho1, Rga1 has translation MSQRDADKFEILISNNGTVSTKPRRVPTKQPQDRNPTFGRSSSRVRNSIVPEHNPFAPGLSRRHTSAESRKPLPKPASIPARIPSGSGEQLSLKRSETLSPPRHVRKPSTRTCGACDQTIASQYVRALGNVFHLECFKCYDCGTMVASKFFPINAPSPSGQVPLCETDYFRRLDLLCANCGMALRGYYITALNKKYHIEHFTCTLCNTIFGPNDSYYEHEGEVYCHYHYSTLFAAHCYGCDGPILKQFVEIYRNGAFQNWHVPCHMIYKFWNVKLSQKTFESKNSGKHLSHTQLRKREKNLEQKIFHIWHALSCFEEYTASCISDMLLNVSNGAFKQSVLCAQKFIRYIEILFKGIDSLETALATFHAKSMPYIREAKLLCKKLVSIFALLAKCHNSDIRDVSVVQDFLSLFTGLAHYLKLLIRISLTGGLRLEQEHSCAHALPRFLLIMEESKFVDKGNYDESSLDIFLHLANANSDLCYVCHTALEEDCILVGDKHFHIGCLSCAKCGYTNRDNYDWARWNYELNQIECYLCYTDSSAPNSYDEQPVFQYVSRLSQYTYLLQIALIRLYAILKIHNAQVPNAPPIGNDRLPSYRLAPEKNLTSTEADNFKKYANTLNDLRRLKSSRSLKGISADAKAIFNSGESDFQANSEDPLVYNESKPNPVSESERPANEGVGGRIQTNLDRGMDAFDENRAFTLDDIPKVIAEQRNREHRPNAFRHMPSYTDSSVRKNTRYNAGTSGQQTIKTPSVETPARYLSELNSLEQLFVRHVTVLILYPLVRDYYSLEDLMEMSDLRKGGFWEKFGKAFKGKDNDKKSIKKKGTFSVPLEVLVERRNAYFGDLGSKQTPTFIDNTIAAMKKKDMSVVGVFRKNGNIRRLKELSDLLDISPESINYEEESPIQLAALLKKFLRELPDPLLTFKLFGLFITSSKLESEEERLRVLHLTICLLPKGHRDTMEVIFGFLFWVASFSHIDDEVGSKMDIHNLATVITPNILYSKSNDPVDESFLAIEAVHSLIENFEKFCEVPTEISILLDDPALFYNNAAWTSKELAKRCEDILTQMSVSDHISPKQVPSTKRRKQPIRKVTTSLTSEFPSGPEVAESTASSATTDRNDLLERSIAQNPGLKPQQAIIKET, from the coding sequence ATGTCCCAAAGGGACGCCGATAAATTTGAGATACTAATTTCCAACAATGGAACAGTATCAACAAAACCAAGAAGAGTTCCTACAAAACAACCTCAAGATCGTAATCCAACATTTGGAAGAAGCTCTTCAAGAGTTCGAAACAGTATAGTACCTGAACATAATCCATTTGCTCCTGGTTTGTCCAGGCGACACACCTCAGCAGAATCCCGAAAGCCGTTACCGAAACCCGCGAGTATACCAGCAAGAATACCTTCCGGTTCAGGTGAGCAATTAAGTCTTAAACGTTCGGAAACGCTTAGTCCTCCACGTCATGTAAGAAAGCCTTCTACAAGAACATGCGGAGCATGTGACCAAACAATTGCTAGTCAATATGTCCGAGCTCTTGGAAATGTCTTTCATTTGGAGTGCTTTAAGTGCTATGACTGTGGTACTATGGTTGCATCCAAGTTTTTCCCAATCAATGCCCCGAGCCCTTCAGGCCAAGTTCCTTTGTGTGAAACAGACTACTTTCGACGACTGGACCTTTTATGTGCAAATTGTGGAATGGCTCTTCGAGGTTATTATATCACAGCACTCAACAAAAAGTACCATATCGAACATTTTACTTGTACTTTGTGTAACACTATTTTTGGTCCCAATGACTCATACTATGAACATGAAGGTGAAGTGTACTGTCATTACCATTACTCCACTCTTTTTGCGGCTCACTGCTACGGTTGTGACGGACCcattttgaaacaatttgTCGAAATCTATAGAAATGGTGCTTTCCAAAATTGGCATGTTCCTTGTCACATGATCTacaaattttggaatgtCAAACTTTCTCAAAAGACTTTTGAATCGAAAAATTCTGGTAAGCACTTATCTCACACACAACTGCGGAAGCGCgagaaaaatttggaacaaaaaatattccaTATTTGGCATGCTCTTTCCTGTTTTGAGGAGTACACGGCTTCTTGCATTAGCGACATGTTGCTAAATGTGTCAAACGGAGCTTTCAAGCAAAGTGTCCTATGTGCTCAAAAGTTCATTCGTTATATAGAAATCCTTTTCAAAGGGATTGATTCATTGGAAACTGCCCTTGCTACTTTTCATGCTAAAAGTATGCCTTATATCCGAGAAGCCAAGTTATTGTGCAAAAAGTTGGTCTCTATTTTTGCCTTGTTGGCTAAATGCCATAATTCTGATATTCGAGATGTTTCTGTAGTGCAGGATTTCCTTTCTCTCTTTACTGGCCTTGCACACTAtttgaaacttttaatTAGGATATCTTTAACTGGTGGATTACGTTTAGAACAAGAACACTCTTGTGCGCATGCCCTTCCAAGATTTTTGTTAATCATGGAGGAATCAAAGTTCGTTGACAAAGGAAATTATGACGAATCTAGCCTTGATATATTTTTGCATCTGGCTAATGCGAACTCTGATCTTTGTTACGTTTGTCACACAGCTCTTGAGGAAGATTGCATTCTGGTTGGCGACAAGCACTTCCATATCGGTTGCTTATCATGTGCTAAATGCGGATACACAAATCGCGACAACTACGATTGGGCTCGATGGAATTATGAATTAAACCAAATTGAATGCTATCTTTGCTATACTGATTCCAGTGCTCCGAATTCTTATGATGAGCAACCCGTATTTCAATATGTCAGTCGCCTGTCCCAATATACTTATTTGCTTCAAATTGCTTTGATTCGCTTATATGCAATACTCAAAATCCACAACGCTCAAGTACCCAATGCGCCTCCTATCGGAAATGATAGACTACCATCTTATCGTCTTGCTCCTGAGAAAAACCTTACAAGTACGGAAGCAGAtaacttcaaaaagtatGCCAATACATTGAATGATCTGCGTCGGCTCAAGTCTTCTCGAAGTCTTAAAGGCATATCCGCGGATGCTAAAGCCATATTTAATTCAGGTGAGTCCGACTTTCAGGCTAACAGTGAAGATCCTCTCGTTTATAACGAAAGTAAGCCAAATCCAGTTAGTGAATCTGAGAGACCTGCAAATGAAGGCGTTGGCGGTAGGATTCAGACCAACTTAGATAGAGGAATGGATGCATTTGATGAGAACCGAGCATTCACTTTGGATGATATTCCCAAGGTCATCGCGGAACAAAGAAACCGTGAGCATCGTCCCAATGCATTCAGGCATATGCCAAGTTACACTGATTCTTCGGTCAGAAAAAACACTCGCTACAACGCCGGTACTAGCGGTCAACAAACTATTAAAACACCATCTGTAGAAACCCCCGCTCGGTATTTGTCAGAACTCAATAGCCTGGAGCAATTGTTTGTTCGTCATGTTACTGTGTTAATTTTATATCCACTCGTTCGGGACTATTATTCGTTAGAGGATCTTATGGAAATGAGCGACTTACGAAAGGGTGGCTTTTGGGAGAAGTTTGGTAAAGcttttaaaggaaaagacaaTGATAAAAAGagcataaaaaagaagggaaCATTTAGTGTACCATTAGAAGTGTTGGTTGAACGAAGAAATGCTTATTTTGGAGATCTTggaagtaaacaaactcCAACGTTTATTGATAATACCATTGCGGctatgaagaagaaagatatGTCTGTTGTAGGCGTTTTTAGAAAGAATGGTAATATTCGCCGATTGAAAGAGCTTTCAGATTTGTTAGATATATCACCAGAAAGCATCAATTACGAAGAGGAATCCCCAATTCAACTTGCTGCATTATTAAAGAAGTTTTTAAGAGAACTTCCTGATCCTTTGCTTACTTTTAAGTTATTTGGATTATTCATCACGTCTTCTAAACTGGAATCGGAAGAAGAACGTCTCCGAGTTTTACATCTGACGATATGTCTATTACCAAAAGGACACCGTGACACAATGGAGGTTatctttggatttttgtTCTGGGTTGCATCTTTTTCCCACATCGATGATGAAGTGGGAAGTAAGATGGATATACACAATCTTGCTACAGTCATTACTCCGAATATACtatattcaaaaagcaatgatCCAGTCGATGAAAGCTTCCTGGCTATTGAAGCTGTTCATTCACTGATTgagaattttgaaaagttctGTGAGGTTCCAACAGAAATTAGTATATTATTAGACGACCCGGCTCTGTTTTATAACAATGCTGCGTGGACATCGAAAGAGTTAGCCAAACGCTGTGAAGATATACTTACACAAATGAGCGTGAGTGACCATATATCTCCAAAACAAGTTCCATCTACGAAGCGCAGGAAGCAACCTATACGTAAAGTTACTACTAGTTTAACATCTGAGTTTCCTTCAGGACCCGAAGTAGCCGAATCGACTGCTTCATCTGCTACTACAGATAGGAATGATTTACTTGAACGTAGTATTGCTCAGAATCCAGGTTTGAAACCTCAGCAGGCcattataaaagaaacctGA
- the nop14 gene encoding U3 snoRNP protein Nop14 — protein sequence MGKNGSQLKNLKSSIRQADLFSAKPGRKKGKSKGVDSREERQTKVDKIQTDFNLFDRQFTRKKFDVGGRRIKGTEGTPGVSRSVGEEVRKNTIGEKLKKKNHVGGVIDRRFGENNPHLSLEDKMLERFSREQQRRSKKDIYNLDSENDVLTHGKRPVSELDDFDEPDLALNAEDDEGLNNEVVRRMHFGGFGEDEPQEEEGEPKQKKTKHEVMSEIIAKSKTHKAERQAEKDDYEGERERLDEDMEDLQSVLSDFRKETRRKQAVKNQALRPSDADSRYDEFVREMVFDRRARPSERTKTEEELAQIEADRLRELEDQRLTRMQDDEVDYPETPETEETSANATDNVFGFGKGLTLEGEEESVESSESEGEGEEEEEEEWGGIEEDSKSADNTKNEVKNIKKPSEEIVSNGKPAKKASLAYTYSCPTSHKQFMGMIQGLSVEDQLIVVTRIRTLYHVKLHPENKARLENFTVVLLQHILYLSKKSEASMEILEKLTDHLVSLGRQFPETISVSFISVLEGMRNRLLNSFKDPNLKFPDVQDLMLFNLACSVFPTSDRKHIVLSPMVLTMCESLSQSPWSTLSDLCRKLYLANVLLKYQRLSHRYIPEVIVVLGQVLYVLCPSAMKTIPGTFTIPDSLHEKHKAYGIQDLSLDEPQKLRLVDLASVPVSNLQSSIVMVTLNLVNVAQSLYAKESAFLEIYEPIFDLLQLYESKKQLLHKTLSEKLTQTTEKLATLLESAKRVRKPLTLQTHRPVGIVSQLPKFEEGYSVDRTSYDIDPERAEHNKLRAQHRDAKKGAIRTLRKDARYIARERQKEQRSKDKVYNDKMGKLQNRLQHFDSAV from the exons ATGGGGAAAAATGGATcacaattaaaaaatttaaaatcgTCTATCCGACAGGCGGATTTGTTTAGCGCGAAACCTGGTCGTAAAAAGGGAAAATCGAAAGGTGTAGATTCTCGAGAAGAGCGACAGACAAAAGTAGATAAAATTCAGACAGAT ttcaatttgtttgatCGACAATTCACGAGGAAAAAATTCGATGTAGGCGGTAGACGCATCAAAGGTACTGAAGGCACTCCTGGCGTTAGTCGCAGTGTTGGCGAAGAAGTTCGAAAAAATACAATAGGTGAAAAgctcaagaaaaagaatcatgTGGGTGGTGTCATTGATCGCCGTTTTGGTGAAAACAATCCTCATTTATCTCTTGAGGACAAAATGCTTGAGCGTTTTAGTCGTGAACAGCAACGTCGTagcaaaaaagatatatacAATTTGGATTCAGAAAACGATGTCTTGACTCACGGAAAAAGACCCGTATCAGAATTGGATGACTTTGACGAACCCGATTTAGCTCTTAATGCCGAAGACGATGAGGGCCTAAACAACGAAGTTGTTCGTCGTATGCATTTTGGTGGTTTCGGAGAGGATGAGCCTCAAGAGGAAGAAGGTGAaccaaagcaaaaaaagacCAAACATGAAGTCATGTCAGAGATCATTGCGAAGTCTAAAACGCATAAGGCAGAACGCCAAGCCGAGAAAGATGATTACGAAGGTGAACGTGAGAGATTAGATGAGGACATGGAAGACTTGCAAAGTGTGCTTTCGGattttagaaaagagaCAAGACGTAAACAAGCCGTAAAGAATCAAGCTTTGCGTCCCTCAGATGCTGATTCTCGGTATGATGAGTTTGTCCGAGAAATGGTATTTGATAGACGAGCTCGTCCTTCGGAAAGAACAAAGACCGAGGAAGAACTTGCTCAAATTGAAGCAGACCGTCTGCGTGAACTTGAAGACCAACGCCTTACTCGTATGCAAGATGATGAGGTTGATTATCCTGAAACACCAGAAACCGAGGAAACAAGCGCCAATGCCACCGACaatgtttttggttttggcAAAGGTCTCACTTTGGAaggtgaagaagaatcggTGGAATCTTCCGAAAGTGAAGGTGAaggtgaagaagaagaggaagaggaatGGGGAGGTATTGAGGAAGATTCTAAATCGGCTGATAATACGAAAAATGAGGTGAAAAACATCAAAAAACCTTCAGAGGAAATTGTGTCAAATGGTAAACCTGCTAAGAAAGCATCGCTCGCTTATACCTATTCCTGTCCTACTTCACATAAACAATTTATGGGTATGATTCAAGGTTTAAGCGTTGAAGATCAACTTATTGTTGTCACGCGTATTCGTACGCTTTATCATGTCAAGCTGCACCCAGAAAATAAAGCTCGTTTGGAAAACTTCACTGTCGTACTTTTGCAGcatattctttatttatcaAAGAAATCGGAAGCATCCATGGAAATATTAGAGAAGCTCACTGACCATTTGGTATCTTTGGGACGTCAATTTCCCGAAACAATTagtgtttcttttatatctGTGTTGGAAGGAATGCGTAATCGTTTATTGAACAGCTTTAAAGATCCTAATCTCAAATTTCCTGATGTACAAGATCTCATGCTTTTTAATTTAGCCTGTTCCGTATTCCCTACGTCCGATAGGAAACACATTGTATTAAGCCCGATGGTTCTTACGATGTGTGAATCATTGAGTCAATCACCATGGAGCACACTTTCTGATCTTTGTAGGAAACTATACTTGGCGAACGTTCTCTTGAAGTATCAACGTCTTAGTCATCGTTATATTCCCGAAGTCATAGTTGTCCTTGGCCAGGTTTTGTATGTCCTTTGCCCTAGTGCAATGAAGACTATCCCTGGAACTTTTACTATCCCTGATAGCCTTCATGAGAAGCATAAAGCCTATGGTATTCAAGATTTATCTTTGGACGAGCCTCAGAAGCTTCGTCTTGTCGACTTAGCGTCCGTTCCTgtttcaaatcttcagtCATCGATAGTTATGGTTACGCTGAATCTTGTAAACGTTGCACAAAGTCTATATGCTAAGGAAAGCGCATTCTTGGAGATATATGAACCAATATTTGATTTATTGCAACTTTATGAATCAAAGAAGCAACTTCTCCATAAAACTTTGTCAGAAAAGTTGACTCAGACTACAGAAAAATTGGCCACATTGCTCGAGTCTGCTAAGAGGGTGCGTAAACCTTTAACTTTACAAACACACAGACCTGTGGGTATCGTTAGTCAATTGCctaaatttgaagaaggttACTCAGTCGACAGAACTTCCTATGACATTGACCCTGAAAGAGCTGAACATAATAAGCTTCGTGCTCAACATCGGGATGCCAAGAAAGGTGCCATTCGTACACTTCGTAAAGATGCAAGATATATTGCTCGTGAAAGACAAAAGGAACAACGTTCCAAAGACAAAGTATACAATGACAAAATGGGTAAACTTCAAAATCGTTTGCAGCACTTTGATTCAGCTGtataa